A genomic region of Micromonospora sp. NBC_01796 contains the following coding sequences:
- the guaA gene encoding glutamine-hydrolyzing GMP synthase, whose amino-acid sequence MSTPRPVLVVDFGAQYAQLIARRVREAKVYSEIVPHSMPVAEMLARDPAAIILSGGPSSVYAPGAPQVDAKLFDAGVPIFGICYGFQAMAQALGGTVARTGGREFGGTALSPAAEAGVLLRELPGDLSVWMSHGDCVTEAPVGFAVTAASAGAPVAAFEDLVGRRAGVQFHPEVGHTAHGQTMLTRFLYDVAGIEPTWTPANIIDEQVAAIRARVGDREVICGLSGGVDSAVAAALVHRAVGDQLTCVFVDHGLLRAGEAEQVEQDYVAATGIKLKVVDAADRFLGALAGVVDPEEKRKIIGREFIRVFEAAAREVAAAGDVEFLVQGTLYPDVVESGGGTGTANIKSHHNVGGLPDDLKFALVEPLRTLFKDEVRALGVALGLPEEMVWRHPFPGPGLAIRIIGSVDRERLDLLRAADLIAREELTASGLDRDVWQFPVVLLADVRSVGVQGDGRSYGHPVVLRPVSSEDAMTADWSRLPYDLIGRISTRITNEVPEVNRVVLDVTSKPPGTIEWE is encoded by the coding sequence ATGAGCACGCCGCGCCCCGTCCTGGTGGTTGACTTCGGAGCCCAGTACGCCCAGCTCATCGCCCGTCGGGTACGGGAGGCGAAGGTCTACTCCGAGATCGTTCCGCACTCCATGCCGGTGGCCGAGATGCTGGCCCGGGATCCCGCGGCGATCATCCTCTCCGGCGGACCTTCGAGTGTCTACGCGCCCGGTGCGCCGCAGGTCGACGCCAAGCTGTTCGACGCCGGGGTGCCGATCTTCGGCATCTGTTACGGCTTCCAGGCGATGGCCCAGGCGCTCGGCGGCACGGTGGCACGTACCGGTGGTCGGGAGTTCGGTGGCACCGCGTTGAGCCCGGCGGCCGAGGCCGGTGTGCTGCTCCGCGAGTTGCCGGGTGACCTGTCGGTCTGGATGAGCCACGGTGACTGCGTGACCGAGGCGCCGGTCGGTTTCGCGGTGACCGCCGCGTCCGCCGGTGCGCCGGTGGCCGCGTTCGAGGACCTGGTGGGTCGTCGGGCCGGGGTGCAGTTCCACCCGGAGGTCGGGCACACCGCCCACGGCCAGACCATGCTGACCCGCTTCCTCTACGACGTCGCCGGGATCGAGCCGACCTGGACGCCGGCCAACATCATCGACGAGCAGGTGGCCGCGATCCGGGCCCGGGTGGGCGACCGGGAGGTCATCTGCGGCCTCTCCGGCGGGGTCGACTCGGCGGTCGCCGCGGCGCTGGTCCACCGGGCCGTCGGTGACCAGCTCACCTGCGTCTTCGTCGACCACGGGCTGCTGCGCGCCGGTGAGGCCGAGCAGGTGGAACAGGACTACGTCGCCGCGACCGGGATCAAGCTCAAGGTGGTCGACGCGGCCGACCGTTTCCTCGGTGCGCTGGCCGGTGTGGTCGACCCGGAGGAGAAGCGCAAGATCATCGGCCGGGAGTTCATCCGGGTCTTCGAGGCCGCCGCCCGTGAGGTGGCCGCCGCCGGGGACGTGGAGTTCCTGGTCCAGGGGACGCTCTACCCGGACGTGGTCGAGTCCGGCGGCGGCACCGGTACGGCCAACATCAAGTCTCACCACAACGTGGGCGGTCTGCCCGACGACCTGAAGTTCGCGCTGGTGGAGCCGCTGCGGACGCTCTTCAAGGACGAGGTACGGGCACTCGGGGTGGCCCTCGGGCTGCCCGAGGAGATGGTCTGGCGGCACCCGTTCCCCGGTCCGGGGCTGGCCATCCGGATCATCGGCTCGGTCGACCGGGAGCGGCTCGACCTGCTCCGCGCCGCCGACCTGATCGCCCGCGAGGAGCTGACCGCGTCCGGCCTGGACCGCGACGTCTGGCAGTTCCCGGTGGTGCTGCTCGCCGACGTACGCAGCGTCGGGGTGCAGGGCGACGGGCGCAGCTACGGTCATCCCGTGGTGCTGCGCCCGGTCTCCAGCGAGGATGCGATGACCGCGGACTGGTCCCGCCTGCCCTACGACCTGATCGGCCGGATCTCCACCCGGATCACCAACGAGGTGCCCGAGGTGAACCGGGTGGTGCTCGACGTCACCAGCAAGCCGCCGGGCACCATCGAGTGGGAGTAG